A window of the Nibribacter ruber genome harbors these coding sequences:
- a CDS encoding heavy metal-binding domain-containing protein: MKSLKVTFAFAFFGLTLFSSCNNSGTEQKTAEGTTSEAQVAGVTYTCPMHPEVVSDVKGKCPKCGMFLEEVKPGEKLDSAAAAQQHHEGEEQH, translated from the coding sequence ATGAAATCTCTGAAAGTAACCTTTGCATTTGCCTTCTTCGGCTTGACTTTATTCTCATCATGCAACAACTCTGGAACTGAGCAGAAAACAGCCGAGGGAACAACCTCAGAGGCGCAGGTGGCGGGCGTTACCTACACATGCCCCATGCACCCGGAAGTGGTGAGCGATGTGAAGGGAAAATGCCCTAAGTGCGGCATGTTCCTGGAAGAGGTGAAGCCAGGCGAAAAGCTGGATTCTGCCGCCGCCGCTCAACAGCACCATGAGGGCGAAGAGCAACACTAA
- a CDS encoding PKD domain-containing protein, translated as MLLRKFPALVLLLLSHSFSGLSQPNVSVDHQTGTMGYAIPLTTISTEGIPVSIGLSYTASGVMVGQTPDEYGIGWSLYGTGQISRVVMGLPDDMKPTSVDSRRGWLEGGAEKVSPFIQSTASSCASTGSIWNTVTNNWGSTWQSSVPLYDSEPDVYSVSAPGLSATFVYDNSKNIRVLSGQELQITYARSATGEITSFVVKSDNGYEYHFSEAERSSTASSSLSGNPGTVQYMAYDYRNYGIATSYNSSWRLAKIYSPTKREIAAYAYAPASSLDPEYNTKAEKMHVNCVSQASCEGVGEYTLTTRVYKRKLLSISGGSSIVKFIDNREIGHYYKSGATEVLLRKILLEYDYATKETNGLFYLSAVTEENDCQKNPPYRFVYKDPSLFPAAGSKSVDLWGFFGSSNLTLRPKLYVYPSEAAERRYQTIPLPAYAGQQVVLAGADRAADGSKTDIGTLKSVVLPSGGSIDFEYQPNRFVWGSGFKEGAGIRIHRISMKEGLGNDSQVLTKEYQYESSSGATSGVLITMPQFTIPTGFYRGIGSLEATGKTYNQLRNEVSAGARTEVSLWDMLLVRSESDLSKPNGLETGAVVYSKVTERVAGKGRTEYEYRVAGAWGGAPTADWKETSSSLALTFDNSTGSSLCPDIGAMGGGPYTFPFAPSPNYDFERGLLTKVSMFTEAEPALNKPAEPVSMKEYFYTRLPAGSALPVYGVVAEPLPTCVTYQQYDEVRNRYTTVSSAAPQAFAYAKYVLNTQVASALSEERETLFVGPNHSASVTTSKKYTYGGRLLASTSSIASDNSEVKSYFYYPKDYSISTSTTNEEEKAILALKTANQLGTPVEVVQTVKGGDGVEKVSQATLVRYSFFGKPYPLASSVHSFNPALPTATFRRSNQGPGFTPDANPSYLEQSRNIGYDDDFQPLGVSSRKGAGRVQATHLSHGGTLPTLSIVGAQANEVLHDGFESGSRYGLGGNGVLVEGRGQGLSVKKLTQGQKMWQNLSVGAHPAYRFRAWVKASAPGSLRIHLKSSNGQVLAPVAVAYQGGDWQMVEVNPISVAGLSGTVTFELESVDAQEVLIDDLTFWPATAQVATSAFNPAGQLVRQTDMNGRFASREYDRLGNLLYERDHRDQIRTVQEKLLWDQKSNISAELEAVPNSAAIKYQDYVTVTPVIFKVTSCEVGDGYQYKWNFGDGTGDVWGGAQMSHVFQNTSESSSNLTIKEFGYPVTVTVITPNHGQVTLVKSITVYEQALSLSYCVTGPSEIDLCGINAPVQHPCGIGNNPSTTATTYSITGVTGHPAGATITYQWQKSIDGGKTFPDILGATGSTFSASTAFNKTSYAIRCVVRVGSAGRANYSTVWHFTASYSQRPCSQ; from the coding sequence ATGCTATTACGTAAGTTTCCCGCGTTAGTTTTACTATTGCTGTCCCATTCCTTTTCAGGCCTCTCCCAGCCCAATGTGTCAGTCGACCACCAGACGGGCACCATGGGGTATGCTATACCCTTAACCACAATCTCCACAGAGGGTATCCCAGTGAGCATCGGCCTCAGCTACACCGCCAGCGGCGTCATGGTCGGCCAGACGCCGGACGAATACGGGATAGGCTGGTCGCTCTATGGGACGGGACAGATCTCCAGGGTCGTCATGGGCCTTCCGGATGACATGAAGCCGACGAGCGTCGATTCACGGCGCGGCTGGCTGGAGGGCGGCGCGGAGAAAGTATCGCCCTTCATCCAGTCGACGGCCTCCTCTTGCGCGAGCACGGGATCCATCTGGAACACGGTCACCAACAACTGGGGGAGCACGTGGCAAAGCTCGGTTCCCCTTTACGACTCTGAGCCGGACGTCTACTCGGTCAGCGCACCGGGGCTTTCGGCCACCTTCGTCTATGACAACAGCAAGAACATCCGGGTGCTGTCTGGCCAGGAACTTCAGATTACCTATGCCCGTTCGGCCACCGGGGAGATCACCTCCTTCGTGGTAAAAAGCGACAATGGGTACGAGTACCATTTCAGTGAGGCCGAGCGGTCCAGCACGGCCTCCAGCTCCCTCTCCGGGAACCCAGGGACGGTCCAATACATGGCCTATGACTACAGGAACTACGGCATCGCCACCAGCTATAACTCCTCCTGGCGCCTAGCCAAGATATATTCCCCCACCAAAAGGGAGATCGCAGCCTACGCCTACGCACCGGCTAGCTCACTGGACCCTGAGTATAACACGAAGGCGGAGAAGATGCACGTCAACTGCGTCTCACAGGCCTCCTGCGAAGGGGTGGGTGAATACACCCTCACGACCAGGGTCTACAAAAGGAAACTCCTCTCGATCAGTGGGGGAAGCAGCATCGTCAAATTCATAGATAACAGGGAGATAGGCCACTACTATAAAAGCGGCGCCACCGAGGTTCTGTTGCGGAAGATCCTGTTGGAGTATGACTATGCCACGAAGGAGACGAACGGACTGTTCTACCTGAGCGCCGTGACGGAGGAGAATGACTGCCAGAAGAACCCGCCCTACAGGTTCGTGTACAAAGATCCCTCCTTATTCCCGGCAGCCGGGTCAAAGTCGGTGGACCTCTGGGGGTTCTTCGGATCATCCAACCTCACGCTGAGGCCAAAACTTTACGTGTACCCGAGCGAAGCCGCGGAGCGCAGGTACCAGACCATTCCCTTGCCTGCGTACGCCGGCCAGCAGGTGGTGCTGGCCGGAGCCGACCGGGCCGCGGACGGTTCCAAGACGGACATCGGAACCTTGAAGAGCGTCGTGCTACCTTCAGGTGGCTCGATCGATTTCGAGTACCAGCCTAACCGGTTCGTCTGGGGCAGCGGCTTCAAAGAGGGCGCAGGGATCAGGATTCATAGGATAAGCATGAAAGAGGGACTTGGCAATGACAGCCAAGTGCTTACGAAGGAGTATCAATACGAGTCTTCCAGCGGGGCTACCAGCGGGGTATTGATCACCATGCCGCAGTTCACCATTCCCACGGGCTTTTATAGGGGGATTGGGTCACTTGAAGCCACCGGGAAGACCTACAACCAGTTGCGCAACGAGGTGAGCGCCGGGGCCCGCACCGAGGTGAGTCTTTGGGACATGCTTCTGGTGCGCTCGGAGTCCGACCTGTCGAAACCCAACGGATTGGAGACCGGCGCCGTGGTGTACAGCAAGGTGACCGAGCGTGTCGCCGGGAAGGGCCGGACGGAGTATGAGTACCGCGTGGCGGGGGCCTGGGGAGGAGCGCCGACGGCTGACTGGAAAGAGACTTCCTCCTCCCTTGCTTTGACGTTTGACAACAGCACCGGCTCAAGCCTCTGCCCCGACATCGGGGCCATGGGGGGCGGACCCTATACTTTCCCATTCGCCCCTTCCCCTAACTATGACTTTGAAAGGGGGCTTCTCACCAAGGTGAGCATGTTCACGGAGGCCGAGCCGGCGCTGAACAAACCGGCGGAACCCGTTTCCATGAAGGAGTACTTCTACACCCGCCTACCGGCCGGCTCCGCTTTGCCAGTATATGGCGTGGTGGCGGAACCGTTGCCCACCTGCGTGACCTACCAGCAATACGACGAGGTGAGAAACCGGTACACCACCGTCTCGTCAGCGGCCCCGCAGGCTTTCGCCTATGCCAAATACGTCCTGAACACGCAGGTTGCAAGCGCGCTCTCTGAGGAGAGGGAGACCCTGTTCGTCGGACCGAATCACAGCGCCAGCGTCACGACCTCCAAAAAGTACACCTACGGGGGCAGGCTTTTGGCAAGCACCAGTTCCATTGCCAGTGATAACTCGGAGGTCAAAAGCTATTTCTACTACCCCAAGGACTATTCCATCAGCACCTCCACCACCAATGAGGAGGAGAAGGCCATCCTGGCCCTGAAAACTGCCAACCAGTTAGGTACCCCGGTGGAGGTGGTGCAGACGGTGAAAGGCGGGGACGGAGTGGAGAAGGTGTCGCAGGCTACGCTGGTGAGGTATTCCTTCTTCGGGAAGCCCTACCCGCTGGCGAGCTCCGTTCACAGCTTCAACCCGGCACTCCCGACGGCTACCTTCCGCCGGTCCAACCAGGGGCCCGGGTTCACGCCGGACGCAAATCCGAGTTACCTTGAGCAGAGCCGAAACATAGGATATGACGATGACTTCCAACCCTTAGGCGTTAGCAGTAGAAAAGGCGCCGGCCGGGTCCAGGCTACCCACCTGTCCCACGGCGGGACGCTGCCAACCTTGTCAATCGTCGGTGCCCAGGCGAACGAGGTCCTCCACGACGGGTTCGAGTCAGGCTCTAGGTATGGGCTCGGCGGAAACGGTGTATTGGTGGAAGGCCGGGGACAGGGACTTTCTGTTAAGAAACTTACCCAGGGTCAGAAGATGTGGCAGAACCTGTCGGTAGGCGCACATCCTGCTTATAGGTTCCGCGCCTGGGTGAAGGCCAGCGCACCCGGTAGCCTGCGCATACATCTTAAAAGCTCAAACGGTCAGGTGCTTGCACCGGTGGCCGTCGCCTACCAGGGCGGGGACTGGCAGATGGTGGAGGTGAACCCGATCTCCGTGGCAGGGCTCTCCGGCACGGTGACCTTCGAGCTGGAGTCGGTGGATGCACAGGAGGTCCTGATCGATGACCTGACCTTCTGGCCGGCCACCGCCCAGGTTGCAACCAGTGCGTTCAACCCGGCGGGGCAGCTGGTTCGTCAGACGGACATGAACGGGCGGTTCGCCTCCAGGGAGTATGACCGCTTAGGCAACCTGCTGTATGAGCGGGACCACAGGGACCAGATAAGGACGGTTCAGGAGAAGCTGTTATGGGACCAGAAGTCCAACATCTCGGCGGAGCTGGAGGCAGTCCCCAACTCAGCCGCAATTAAATACCAGGATTACGTCACGGTGACCCCCGTTATTTTCAAAGTCACGTCCTGCGAGGTGGGGGATGGTTACCAGTACAAATGGAACTTTGGAGACGGGACAGGTGACGTCTGGGGGGGCGCCCAGATGAGCCATGTGTTCCAAAACACCTCTGAAAGCTCATCCAACCTTACCATTAAGGAGTTTGGGTATCCGGTTACCGTAACGGTCATAACCCCTAACCATGGGCAGGTGACTCTGGTGAAGTCAATCACCGTCTATGAACAAGCGTTGAGTTTAAGCTACTGCGTAACGGGTCCGTCGGAGATCGACCTGTGCGGAATAAATGCTCCGGTGCAGCATCCCTGTGGTATTGGTAACAATCCCTCTACGACTGCCACGACCTACAGCATCACTGGGGTCACCGGCCACCCTGCAGGCGCCACCATCACCTACCAATGGCAGAAGAGCATAGATGGCGGGAAAACCTTCCCAGATATACTCGGTGCAACCGGAAGTACATTCTCAGCCTCGACCGCCTTCAACAAAACGAGCTATGCCATACGCTGCGTGGTCAGGGTGGGCTCAGCTGGAAGAGCAAATTATTCAACTGTGTGGCACTTTACTGCAAGTTACAGCCAGAGACCATGCAGCCAATAG